Proteins found in one Nostoc sp. NIES-3756 genomic segment:
- a CDS encoding phosphodiester glycosidase family protein — protein sequence MYLRKIFALSIFIFTISLLSGCTRIDASSTPKAAKTCPGNDVQFSIEFFKTNNRGEKFNKGINHVIIFNPKSPILDFKVNVGLSHQIYSKDARGKFRREYIPKQFNELISDGNSKLNGKRAIAAINADYIDPENKPQGLNISRGVEYSGDFKNKRSSFGISGGKPQERQATIQAGRRDSNILNYNLVGGNGRFYRQGKFKDICQDLGEFACKQATNRSMAAITNKGYVILLVNDAKANSPIELSSNNQELTPDKFDDVLEGIARNNCLGKIQEGILFDGGMSPGLYYNNKIYVENFGPIGSVFLIYKN from the coding sequence ATGTATTTGAGAAAAATATTTGCTTTATCTATATTTATATTTACTATCAGTTTATTGTCAGGTTGTACAAGAATTGATGCCAGTTCCACACCAAAAGCGGCAAAGACTTGTCCTGGTAATGATGTTCAATTTAGCATTGAATTTTTCAAAACTAATAATCGGGGTGAAAAATTTAACAAAGGGATTAATCATGTAATTATTTTTAATCCCAAATCACCAATATTAGATTTTAAAGTCAATGTCGGATTATCCCATCAGATATATAGTAAAGATGCTAGGGGGAAATTTCGCCGAGAATATATTCCTAAACAATTTAATGAGTTAATTTCTGATGGCAACTCTAAATTAAATGGTAAACGAGCGATCGCCGCAATTAACGCCGACTATATAGATCCTGAGAATAAACCCCAAGGATTAAATATTTCTCGTGGAGTAGAGTATTCAGGCGATTTTAAAAATAAACGTTCTTCCTTTGGCATTTCTGGCGGTAAGCCGCAGGAACGTCAGGCGACAATCCAAGCTGGGAGACGAGACAGTAATATACTTAATTACAACTTAGTCGGCGGTAATGGTAGATTTTATCGTCAAGGTAAATTTAAAGATATCTGCCAAGATTTAGGCGAATTTGCCTGTAAGCAAGCCACAAACCGTTCTATGGCTGCAATTACTAATAAAGGTTATGTGATTTTGTTAGTCAATGATGCAAAAGCTAATTCACCAATTGAACTAAGTTCTAATAATCAAGAGTTAACACCAGATAAATTCGATGATGTTTTAGAAGGTATTGCGCGCAATAACTGTTTAGGAAAGATTCAAGAAGGAATTTTATTTGACGGTGGGATGTCACCAGGATTGTATTACAACAACAAAATATATGTGGAGAATTTTGGCCCTATTGGTTCAGTATTTTTAATTTATAAGAACTAA
- a CDS encoding DUF4912 domain-containing protein, which translates to MAKERPPLEEMTLRQLRRVASEFSISRYSRMRKSQLLAAIQEVQRNKALLNPTRSLEAQETVEAAKFELGQEDRTGGSLADVDEGLADLPGGYGDSRIVLLPRDPQWAYAYWDVPNDHKEELRRQGGQQLALRIYDVTDINLDYQSPHSIQEYPADELAREWYVPIPVSDRDYVLDIGYRAVDGRWLVLARSARVHIPPVYPSDWIEDVFITVNFEEDLRAKTLYELVPPAKKIPVAAGANGSNPIYDHIFGLAESAEAQRVAGSLFGSQQHVPGSVRPEQAISSYIFPSGVGMWAVPTTSGLNMSGVGMSGVGFSGSAIPIRPRQFWLIADAELIVYGATEPDATVTIGGRPIKLNPDGTFRFQMSFQDGLIDYPILAVAADGEQTRSIHMKFNRETPSRNTNTKEEAVVEWLS; encoded by the coding sequence CGCCCACCGTTAGAAGAGATGACATTACGGCAACTACGGAGAGTTGCTAGTGAATTTAGCATCTCTCGTTATAGCCGAATGCGTAAATCGCAATTGCTGGCAGCAATTCAAGAAGTCCAGCGAAACAAAGCTTTGCTTAACCCAACTCGTTCACTGGAGGCACAGGAAACCGTGGAAGCCGCGAAATTTGAATTAGGACAAGAAGATCGTACTGGTGGATCTCTAGCTGATGTTGATGAAGGACTAGCAGACTTGCCAGGTGGTTACGGTGACAGCCGGATTGTTCTATTACCACGCGATCCTCAGTGGGCTTACGCTTACTGGGATGTTCCTAACGACCATAAAGAAGAGTTACGCCGCCAAGGTGGACAACAATTAGCTCTGCGGATTTACGACGTAACCGATATTAACCTCGATTACCAAAGCCCCCACAGCATCCAAGAATATCCTGCGGATGAGTTAGCAAGAGAATGGTACGTACCCATTCCAGTGAGCGATCGCGATTATGTGCTCGATATCGGTTATCGTGCAGTAGATGGACGTTGGTTAGTTCTAGCACGTTCCGCTCGCGTCCACATTCCCCCAGTCTATCCTTCCGACTGGATTGAAGATGTCTTCATCACCGTCAACTTTGAAGAAGACTTGCGCGCTAAGACACTTTACGAACTCGTACCCCCAGCTAAGAAAATCCCAGTTGCAGCTGGTGCTAACGGTAGCAACCCCATCTATGACCACATCTTCGGCTTGGCAGAGTCCGCCGAAGCACAACGGGTTGCAGGTTCTCTGTTCGGTTCCCAACAGCACGTCCCTGGTTCTGTGCGTCCCGAACAAGCTATCAGTTCTTACATCTTCCCCTCTGGTGTAGGTATGTGGGCAGTTCCCACCACCTCCGGCTTGAATATGTCCGGTGTAGGTATGTCTGGTGTTGGCTTCTCTGGTTCCGCCATCCCCATCCGTCCTCGCCAGTTCTGGCTAATTGCTGATGCTGAATTGATTGTTTACGGTGCAACCGAACCCGACGCTACCGTCACAATTGGCGGCCGTCCCATCAAACTCAATCCCGATGGTACATTCCGCTTCCAAATGTCCTTCCAAGACGGCTTAATCGACTATCCTATCTTGGCTGTTGCGGCTGATGGTGAGCAAACCCGCTCAATTCATATGAAGTTTAACCGTGAAACCCCATCCCGTAACACCAACACCAAAGAAGAAGCTGTTGTGGAATGGCTTTCTTAA